The following proteins come from a genomic window of Diorhabda carinulata isolate Delta chromosome X, icDioCari1.1, whole genome shotgun sequence:
- the LOC130902548 gene encoding UPF0046 protein C25E10.12 — translation MTDKIKKDVGIHPLTDDPTAAWKVISKQQKLLKLNVKLPTKPVENDKIRFVCMSDTHSLIRNIIYDIPDGDIFIHAGDFTKCGQKEEVIQFNEWLGSLPHRYKIVIAGNHELSFDKKFKSEFKLNNREKRHNHTEKDEIKNYGNTKDDILDSVNTQNIQEYLTNCIYLEDCGVELYGIKLYGSPWQPEFGNWAFNLKRGEECLSKWKNIPDDIDILITHTPPLGHGDLVCSGIRAGCVELLNTVQQRVQPKYHVFGHIHEGYGVTSDGKIIYINASTCDINYIPKNLPIVFDVPLKKGFEKQ, via the exons ATGactgataaaattaaaaaagatgtTGGTATTCACCCTTTAACTGACGACCCTACAGCAGCATGGAAAGtaatttcaaaacaacaaaaacttcTTAAATTGAACGTTAAATTACCGACGAAACCGgttgaaaatgacaaaattaGATTTGTTTGTATGAGTGATACACATTCCCTTATTAGGAACATTATATATGATATACCAGATGGTGATATTTTTATCCATGCTGGAGATTTCACGAAGTGTGGACAAAAAGAAGAAGTTATACAATTTAATGAATGGTTAG GATCTTTACCCCATAGATATAAAATAGTGATAGCTGGTAATCATGAACttagttttgataaaaaatttaagagcgaatttaagttaaataataGGGAAAAGCGTCATAATCATAcggaaaaagatgaaataaaaaattacggAAATACTAAAGATGATATTCTTGATTCTGtaaatactcaaaatattcaagAGTATCttacaaattgtatttacttaGAAGACTGCGGTGTTGAACTTTATGGGATTAAATTGTACGGTTCACCATg GCAACCGGAATTTGGGAACTGGGCGTTTAACTTAAAGAGAGGAGAAGAGTGTCtttcaaaatggaaaaacatCCCCgatgatattgatattttaataacgCACACTCCTCCCTTAGGCCACGGTGATTTGGTATGTTCAGGTATTAGAGCAGGGTGTGTCGAATTATTAAATACAGTACAACAGAGGGTTCAACCTAAGTATCATGTTTTTGGACATATTCACGAAG gatATGGAGTTACTTCTGatgggaaaattatttatataaatgctTCGACAtgtgatattaattatataccCAAAAATTTGCCAATTGTTTTTGATGTGCCACTCAAAAAAGGCTTtgagaaacaataa